ACGAGATCCGTTCCTGAGGATCTGGATCAAAGCCTGCCGCGCGATCTCGTATCCTTCCTTGTCGCTGTCGGAGTATTCGAAGGCAACCTCTCCGGCCGCCGCGATCAGCTCGCTCAAGGTCGCTGCAAATCCCGCCGCATTGGACTTCAGCATGGGTCCGGACCCCGTCCTTTCATCCTTTTAGACGTTTTTCAGATAGAAACCGTTCAGCGGGGCGGCTTGTCTCTTTCAGGGTGCGGTGCCGGCGGGCCAAGCGGGCGAGAAGCCGTCGTTTTTTTTGAGTAACGGCGTTTCTTTCAGAACGGCGTAGCTGGCCTCGCTGATGTGCCCGACGCGCGCCATGCGGCTCAAGATGAGGTTGCGCCGAAGGAGAACCCCTTTCTCGCGCCATTCGCGAGGATTCGGCAAGAGCGCCGCCAGCGTCGCGCCCTCGACTTCGTCGAGGGCCGAGGCGGGTTTGCCGAAATAACGGTGCGCCGCCGCCTCGGCGCCGTAAACGTTCGGTCCCCACTCGACCACGTTGAGATAGAGCTCGAAGATCCGCCGTTTGGAAAGCGCGCGCTCGAGCCGCCAGGCGATTACGATCTCCCTGGCCTTGCGCAGCGGATTTTTCGACGGGCTGAGATAGAGATTGCGGGCGAGCTGCATGGTGATCGTGCTCCCGCCCCGCCTGAAGCTCAACGTCTCCCAATCCTTTTTGAACGCCTCGCGCAGCTCGTTGAGGTCGACCCCGCTGTGACTGAAGAACGCCGCGTCCTCACTGAGCAGCACGGCTTTTTTCAGGTGCTCGGAGATCGCGCCGTACGGCACCCAGATCTGCTGGCGCGGCCTGTGGATTTTCTTTTCACGGTACTCGCGGTCGCGCAGCTCCATGAGCGCCGTGGTCCGGGGGTTTTGCCGCCGAAGCGGCGCTACGTCCGGCAGCGACGCGTAGAAGTAAAACAGGAGCGCGGCAAAGGCCGCGAGCAACAGGCTCTTAAGAAGCACTCTCTTCATAGCGCGTCGCAAGAGCCGCGGCCTTCGCGGTCATGGCCGAGATCGCCTCCCGCCGCAGGCTTCGCGGCGTGAACCAGCGCCAGCGGCCGTCGGGAGGGTCCAATCGATCGGACGGGCCAGCGGAGAACAGGAAAACCGGAGCGACGATGCGCCGATCGGTTATCGTGTGGCGAAAAGCTCCGATTCGGCGGCACGAAGGCAGGGCTCCTCCGAGGCCGGAGAGATGACGGCGCAGAGTTTCAGCGACCGTTTCGCGACCCGATCTTTCCCCGCCCGGAAACTCCCAGAGGCCGGGAAGGATTCCCTTGCGGTCGCGCCGCCGGAGAAGCCATTTGCCGTCGTGCCGGATCACCGCCAGAGGCCATGTGACGTGCCGGAAACAACGGGAACGAGACGGCGGGCGCACACGACCTCTCGCGGCGGCGAAGCGACACTCGACCGAAACCGGGCACGCCGGGCAACGCGGCCTGCTCGGCACGCAGATCGTCGCGCCCAGGTCCATGAGAGCCTGATTGAAATCCCCCGGGCGGCGCCTCGAAATGAGGCGCCCCGCGGCGCGGCGCAAGGAGCGCTCACCGCGGATTTGCAGCGCCCGCCCGAGGACGCGCCGGGCGTTGCCGTCGAGGGCTGGAATCGGGCGGTCGAAGGCGATGCTGGCGATCGCGGCCGCCGTGTAGTCGCCGATGCCGGGCAGGGAGCGGAGCGCTGCGTATTCGGAAGGCAGCTTTCCCGCAAAGCGGCGGCCGATTTCCCGGGCCGCCCGGCAGAGATTTTCGGCGCGGCGATAATAGCCCAGGCCGGACCAGAGAGCCAGGACCCTGCGGGGCGCGGCGCGACGGAGCGCGGCGAGATCGGGCAGCACTCGAAGGAAACGCTCGTAATACGGCACCACGGTCGCGACCTGGGTTTGCTGCAGCATGGTCTCGGCAATCCAGACGGCGTACGGGTCCCGCGTGCGGCGCCACGGAAGGTCGCGTCGGGTTCGATCGTACCATCGCAGGAGCTTCAGGCGAAACTGGAGGGCCAGCGGCTTCGGCATTCGTGCGGTCAAACGGCTTTCGGCGGCACGGGTACTTTAAACGAAAATTCGCGGGAACACGAACCGGCGACGAGCTGCGGCCGGCGGAGCTAGCTGCCGCTTTCCGGCGGCTCCG
The DNA window shown above is from Candidatus Zixiibacteriota bacterium and carries:
- the mtgA gene encoding monofunctional biosynthetic peptidoglycan transglycosylase; translated protein: MKRVLLKSLLLAAFAALLFYFYASLPDVAPLRRQNPRTTALMELRDREYREKKIHRPRQQIWVPYGAISEHLKKAVLLSEDAAFFSHSGVDLNELREAFKKDWETLSFRRGGSTITMQLARNLYLSPSKNPLRKAREIVIAWRLERALSKRRIFELYLNVVEWGPNVYGAEAAAHRYFGKPASALDEVEGATLAALLPNPREWREKGVLLRRNLILSRMARVGHISEASYAVLKETPLLKKNDGFSPAWPAGTAP
- a CDS encoding A/G-specific adenine glycosylase, producing the protein MTARMPKPLALQFRLKLLRWYDRTRRDLPWRRTRDPYAVWIAETMLQQTQVATVVPYYERFLRVLPDLAALRRAAPRRVLALWSGLGYYRRAENLCRAAREIGRRFAGKLPSEYAALRSLPGIGDYTAAAIASIAFDRPIPALDGNARRVLGRALQIRGERSLRRAAGRLISRRRPGDFNQALMDLGATICVPSRPRCPACPVSVECRFAAARGRVRPPSRSRCFRHVTWPLAVIRHDGKWLLRRRDRKGILPGLWEFPGGERSGRETVAETLRRHLSGLGGALPSCRRIGAFRHTITDRRIVAPVFLFSAGPSDRLDPPDGRWRWFTPRSLRREAISAMTAKAAALATRYEESAS